A genomic stretch from Leptospira ellinghausenii includes:
- a CDS encoding YcxB family protein codes for MKENNSSNFEYSINRDDISIFNNYIHNLIPYYIKIPLYIIQIIIIGILFLGLYELIYDINIFFLNIKFYILSTSLVIFSIFTNILNKFIFKKSNFTSTRIGNFTISFNHDRIIRSNELFTSEFKWNSFKYYVKLESYYFLMLSEFEGIIIPTYSLPTNIIVHLDNTIKDCFA; via the coding sequence ATGAAGGAAAATAATTCTTCCAATTTTGAATACAGTATAAATCGAGATGATATTAGTATTTTCAATAATTATATTCATAATTTGATTCCTTACTATATCAAAATTCCATTATACATAATTCAAATTATAATAATAGGTATATTATTCCTGGGATTATATGAATTAATTTATGATATTAATATTTTCTTCTTAAACATAAAGTTTTACATTTTAAGTACCTCGTTGGTTATATTTTCAATTTTTACAAATATTCTAAATAAATTTATTTTCAAAAAATCTAATTTCACTTCAACAAGAATAGGTAATTTTACCATTTCATTCAATCACGATAGAATTATTAGGTCTAATGAACTATTTACTTCCGAATTTAAGTGGAATTCTTTTAAATATTACGTAAAATTGGAAAGTTATTATTTCCTTATGTTATCCGAGTTCGAAGGTATAATTATACCTACATATAGTCTCCCTACTAATATAATCGTCCATTTAGACAATACTATAAAAGACTGCTTCGCATAA
- a CDS encoding ATP-dependent 6-phosphofructokinase: MNQNDTKVEQFGPCTIPNPAGYDYWTEDNSVVLFQTIFSGAEDAKKTVETSPVFFEQAGPKEKIYFKPEEVTAGIVTCGGLCPGINDVIRALVMELHYRYKVPRILGFPFGYEGLVKKFGHRPIELTPDKVAHIMNFGGSILGSSRGNQKIEEMVDTLFLYGVKMLFCIGGDGTLRGAQAIQEEVRKRKEDIAIVGIPKTIDNDINYVQKTFGFSTAFSKAVEAVNCAHEEAKGAPNGIGLVKLMGRHSGFIAVNSALASKNVNFVLIPEQDFDLEGEGAFLPVLKDRVQRRGHAVVIIAEGAGQKYFEDKGEKDQSGNKKLADVGVFMKEKITEYFKKEGVALNLKYIDPSYIIRSVPANAEDSVFCGFLAQNAVHAAFAGRTGCVVGIWNNVFTVMPISLAIAERKVLRPERSTLWRALLASTGQPNTMKASS; the protein is encoded by the coding sequence ATGAATCAAAACGATACGAAAGTAGAACAATTTGGACCTTGCACCATCCCAAACCCAGCGGGTTATGATTATTGGACAGAAGACAATTCCGTTGTCCTGTTTCAAACCATCTTTTCTGGAGCAGAAGATGCCAAAAAAACAGTTGAGACAAGCCCTGTATTTTTTGAACAAGCAGGCCCAAAAGAAAAAATCTACTTTAAACCAGAAGAAGTGACGGCAGGTATCGTGACCTGTGGTGGACTTTGCCCAGGTATCAATGATGTGATCCGTGCTCTTGTGATGGAATTACACTATCGTTACAAAGTTCCAAGAATCCTTGGATTTCCATTTGGGTATGAAGGTCTTGTGAAAAAGTTTGGTCACAGGCCGATTGAACTCACGCCTGATAAGGTAGCCCACATCATGAATTTTGGTGGATCCATCCTTGGATCATCTCGGGGGAACCAAAAGATAGAAGAGATGGTGGATACTTTATTCTTATATGGAGTGAAGATGTTGTTTTGTATTGGTGGAGATGGAACTCTTCGAGGTGCCCAGGCCATCCAAGAAGAAGTGAGAAAACGAAAAGAAGACATCGCCATTGTAGGAATTCCGAAAACCATTGACAACGATATCAATTATGTTCAAAAAACGTTTGGGTTTTCGACTGCGTTTAGTAAGGCGGTGGAAGCAGTCAACTGTGCACATGAAGAAGCAAAAGGAGCACCAAATGGAATTGGTCTTGTGAAACTGATGGGTCGTCACTCTGGTTTCATCGCTGTGAACTCAGCATTGGCTTCCAAAAATGTGAACTTTGTCCTGATCCCAGAACAAGATTTTGATTTAGAAGGAGAAGGTGCATTTTTACCAGTCTTAAAAGATCGAGTACAAAGAAGGGGGCATGCTGTTGTCATCATCGCTGAAGGAGCGGGACAAAAGTACTTTGAAGACAAAGGTGAAAAAGACCAATCTGGTAACAAAAAACTCGCTGATGTTGGTGTGTTTATGAAAGAGAAAATCACAGAGTATTTCAAAAAAGAAGGTGTGGCACTCAATCTAAAGTACATCGATCCAAGTTATATCATTCGTTCTGTTCCTGCCAATGCAGAAGATTCGGTTTTCTGTGGGTTTTTAGCACAAAACGCGGTACATGCGGCGTTTGCTGGCCGCACTGGTTGTGTGGTAGGAATTTGGAATAATGTATTCACTGTGATGCCAATCTCACTTGCCATTGCAGAACGAAAGGTGTTACGACCAGAACGGAGTACCTTGTGGCGAGCACTCCTTGCCTCCACTGGCCAACCAAATACGATGAAGGCGAGTAGCTGA
- the ahcY gene encoding adenosylhomocysteinase, which produces MSTATETKSERLPYKVKDISLAEWGREEIILAEKEMPGLMALRKEFGTSKPLKGARICGSLHMTIQTAVLIETLAALGADIRWSSCNIFSTQDHAAAAIAKAGIPVFAWKGETEEEYWWCIEQTLFFDGGKGPNMILDDGHDLTHFIHEKYPQLLADIKGVSEETTTGVIALHKKLKAGTLKIPAINVNDSVTKSKFDNLYGCRESLADGIKRATDVMLAGKVALVCGYGDVGKGSAASLRNFGARVIVTEIDPICALQAVMEGYQVLRVEDVIENADIVVTATGNDDIISLEHMKAMKDGAILCNIGHFDTEIQMSRLNSEKGVIKKEIKPQVDKYTFPNGKSIIVLAEGRLVNLGCATGHPSFVMSSSFTNQVLAQIELYTTKYELGVYRLPKHLDEKVAALHLEQLGVRLTKLTQKQADYISVPLEGPYKPDHYRY; this is translated from the coding sequence ATGTCCACAGCAACTGAAACAAAATCGGAACGATTGCCATATAAAGTGAAGGATATCTCTCTTGCAGAATGGGGAAGAGAAGAAATCATTTTGGCAGAAAAAGAAATGCCAGGTCTTATGGCTCTTCGTAAAGAATTCGGAACTTCTAAACCACTCAAAGGTGCAAGAATTTGCGGATCTCTTCACATGACAATCCAAACAGCGGTTCTTATTGAAACCTTGGCTGCATTAGGTGCTGACATTCGTTGGTCCTCTTGTAACATTTTTTCAACACAAGACCATGCTGCAGCCGCTATCGCAAAAGCAGGAATCCCTGTATTTGCATGGAAAGGTGAAACAGAAGAAGAATACTGGTGGTGTATTGAACAAACACTATTTTTTGATGGTGGCAAAGGTCCAAACATGATTCTAGATGATGGTCATGACCTTACACATTTCATCCATGAAAAATACCCACAACTACTTGCAGATATCAAAGGTGTTTCTGAAGAAACAACTACAGGTGTAATTGCACTTCATAAAAAATTAAAAGCAGGAACTTTGAAAATCCCTGCAATCAATGTAAACGACTCTGTTACAAAATCAAAGTTTGATAACCTTTATGGTTGCCGTGAATCACTTGCTGATGGAATCAAACGTGCGACTGACGTTATGCTTGCTGGAAAAGTAGCTCTCGTTTGCGGATACGGAGATGTAGGAAAAGGTTCTGCTGCATCCCTTCGAAACTTTGGAGCACGTGTGATCGTTACTGAAATCGATCCAATTTGCGCACTCCAAGCAGTGATGGAAGGATACCAAGTACTTCGAGTCGAAGATGTGATTGAAAACGCAGACATCGTTGTAACAGCAACAGGAAACGATGATATCATTTCTCTTGAACACATGAAAGCGATGAAAGATGGTGCAATCCTTTGTAACATTGGTCACTTTGATACTGAGATTCAAATGTCACGTTTGAATTCTGAAAAAGGTGTTATTAAAAAAGAAATCAAACCCCAAGTGGACAAATACACTTTCCCAAATGGTAAATCAATTATCGTTCTTGCGGAAGGCCGTCTTGTGAACTTAGGTTGTGCAACAGGCCACCCATCATTTGTAATGTCTAGTTCCTTTACGAACCAAGTTTTGGCTCAAATTGAACTCTATACTACGAAATATGAGTTGGGTGTGTATCGCCTTCCAAAACACTTGGATGAAAAGGTAGCTGCACTTCATTTGGAGCAGTTGGGTGTTCGTTTGACAAAACTAACTCAAAAACAAGCTGATTACATCAGTGTTCCACTAGAAGGTCCTTACAAACCGGACCACTACCGCTACTAA
- a CDS encoding methylenetetrahydrofolate reductase, translated as MNQILLEVVPRDVSVVLQEVSFVKNNFNQITGINIPDLLRFENRSWDVASVVRPIFPNVIPHIRAIDFDLDNCEPLVKTLQQSQVPSVVVIKGDPPTDMSKQVYPTTSIKLIKKLKKEIQHLKVYAAVDQYRVGIKDEFDYIEMKKDAGADGFLTQPFFDMRLVDIFTEKLKGMEVYIGVSPVVTDKSQSYWESRNRAYFPREFRPSLEWNVKFAKDVITYCSENGMNAYLMPIRINLEEYLRRIFD; from the coding sequence ATGAATCAAATTCTATTAGAAGTAGTTCCACGTGATGTATCTGTTGTTTTGCAGGAAGTAAGTTTTGTTAAAAACAATTTTAATCAAATCACAGGCATTAATATCCCAGATTTATTACGTTTTGAAAATAGAAGTTGGGACGTGGCCTCCGTGGTTCGACCAATCTTTCCGAATGTAATCCCTCATATTCGCGCAATTGATTTTGACTTAGACAATTGTGAACCTTTAGTAAAAACTTTACAACAATCCCAAGTTCCCTCAGTTGTTGTGATCAAAGGTGATCCACCGACCGATATGTCAAAACAAGTTTACCCAACTACTTCCATCAAACTCATCAAAAAACTAAAAAAAGAAATACAACACTTGAAAGTGTATGCAGCTGTCGACCAGTACCGTGTTGGGATCAAAGATGAGTTTGATTACATTGAGATGAAAAAGGACGCAGGTGCAGATGGATTTTTGACCCAACCTTTTTTTGATATGAGACTGGTTGATATATTCACAGAAAAACTGAAAGGGATGGAAGTGTATATCGGTGTAAGTCCCGTGGTCACTGATAAATCACAAAGTTATTGGGAATCTAGGAATCGGGCCTATTTCCCAAGAGAGTTCCGACCGAGTTTGGAATGGAATGTGAAATTTGCAAAGGATGTAATTACATATTGTTCGGAGAATGGAATGAATGCGTATCTTATGCCAATCCGTATCAATCTCGAGGAGTATTTGCGTCGGATATTTGATTGA
- the metH gene encoding methionine synthase, protein MKFEYTNPSSKTLLKLLTEKILVLDGAMGTMIQRHSLEEDDFRGDRFKDWPVSIKGNNDVLAITRPDIIESVHLEYLEAGADIIETNTFSSNIVSQADYKMESAVRDLNLAAVQCAKSAVEKFKAKTGKTDVFIAGSIGPTVKTASLSPDVNNPAFRAVTFDELVDCFYEQVSALLDGGVDLLLPETNIDTLNLKACIYAIEKVFEERNIRIPVVLSVTITDASGRTLSGQTGEAFYISIKHAKPLAVGINCALGAGEMRPYIEEISRVADCYVSCYPNAGLPNAFGGYDQTPEEFGGWMKNFAEAGFLNIVGGCCGTTPAHIRAAKEAVSSIKPRALKEQPKLSAFAGLEPLKLTKDQGFINVGERNNVTGSPKFKKLILDGNFEEAVQVALQQVQAGANIIDINFDEALLDGEASMTKFLNLIAGEPDIARVPFMVDSSKWSVLLAGLKCIQGKPIVNSISLKEGEEVFLNHARTIQRFGAAAIVMAFDEQGQAATKDDKVRICKRAYDLLVSKLDFEPTDIIFDPNILTVATGIEEHNNYAVDFIEATREIKKVCPGAKVSGGLSNISFSFRGNNPVREAMHSAFLYHAIQAGMDMAIVNAGMLEVYEQIPKDLLELVEDVLLNRRPDATERLIDAAGSFHGEAKVQKKDDVWRSGTVEERLTHALVKGIDEFVTQDTEEARKSLAKPLDVIEGPLMNGMKVVGELFGAGKMFLPQVVKSARVMKKAVAYLMPFMEEEKRNQKDESKQAKFLIATVKGDVHDIGKNIVGVVLACNNYEVIDLGVMVPCEKILETAKKENVAAIGLSGLITPSLDEMVYVAKEMERLEFKVPLLIGGATTSPAHTAVKIAEQYSQPVLHVMDASRVVNVMNSVLNPLTSKDYAKSISEEQARIREEFYSRESERNILPIADAIKNKFAADWDSYTPPKPSFTGIKVFNDVSLKDLLPFIDWSPFFLAWELKGRFPQILKDPVIGKEATSLYNDAQTILKEMLENPDLKPRAVVGMFPAVSHGEMVEIFEDETKQKSLGFYPMLRQQTTKMSNQPNYSLADFIAPKEKNKNDYIGYFAVTAGHGIEELAKTYEVKHDDYNSILVKALADRFAEAFAEYMHHKMREEWGFGKEENLTTEDLIREKYRGIRPAPGYPACPDHTEKRKIWELLDVEKNAGIKLTESCAMWPASSVSGYYFSHPEARYFAIGKINEDQVEPYAKMKEMEKSEVERWLSPILNYDPSRKSKG, encoded by the coding sequence ATGAAATTTGAATATACCAATCCTTCTTCCAAAACCCTCTTAAAGTTACTCACGGAAAAAATCTTAGTTTTAGATGGTGCCATGGGAACCATGATCCAAAGGCACTCACTTGAGGAGGACGATTTCCGAGGTGACAGGTTTAAGGATTGGCCTGTTTCGATTAAGGGGAATAATGATGTTCTTGCGATCACAAGACCAGATATAATCGAATCTGTCCATTTAGAGTATTTGGAAGCTGGTGCGGATATTATCGAAACCAATACCTTTAGTTCCAACATTGTCTCGCAAGCAGACTACAAAATGGAATCTGCCGTAAGGGACTTAAACCTAGCAGCCGTTCAGTGTGCAAAAAGTGCAGTTGAAAAATTCAAAGCAAAAACTGGGAAAACAGATGTTTTCATTGCCGGTTCGATTGGACCCACTGTCAAAACAGCATCTCTCTCTCCTGATGTAAATAATCCAGCATTTCGCGCTGTCACCTTTGATGAATTAGTGGATTGTTTCTATGAACAGGTTTCAGCATTACTCGATGGTGGTGTGGATTTATTGTTACCAGAAACCAATATCGATACTTTAAATCTCAAAGCATGTATTTATGCCATTGAAAAGGTATTTGAAGAACGAAACATTCGTATTCCTGTTGTTTTATCGGTTACGATTACAGATGCATCTGGCCGAACCCTTTCTGGTCAAACGGGTGAAGCCTTTTACATTTCCATCAAACATGCAAAACCACTTGCTGTCGGCATTAACTGTGCGCTCGGTGCAGGGGAGATGCGTCCCTATATTGAAGAAATATCTCGTGTTGCCGATTGTTATGTATCTTGTTATCCAAATGCAGGCCTTCCCAATGCGTTTGGTGGTTATGACCAAACACCAGAAGAGTTTGGTGGTTGGATGAAAAATTTTGCAGAAGCGGGTTTCTTAAATATAGTCGGTGGGTGTTGCGGAACCACACCTGCCCACATCCGGGCTGCAAAAGAAGCGGTTAGTTCGATCAAACCTAGAGCTTTAAAAGAACAACCAAAACTCAGTGCCTTTGCGGGCCTTGAACCACTCAAACTCACAAAAGACCAAGGATTCATCAACGTTGGAGAAAGAAACAACGTCACAGGATCTCCGAAATTCAAAAAACTCATCTTAGATGGAAATTTTGAAGAAGCTGTGCAGGTTGCCTTACAACAGGTACAAGCTGGTGCCAATATCATAGACATTAACTTTGATGAGGCGCTTCTCGATGGGGAAGCTTCCATGACAAAGTTTTTGAATTTAATAGCAGGGGAACCGGACATTGCCCGTGTTCCTTTTATGGTCGATTCCTCGAAATGGTCGGTGTTACTTGCGGGACTTAAGTGCATCCAAGGAAAACCAATCGTAAACTCCATCTCCCTAAAAGAAGGGGAAGAAGTATTTTTAAACCATGCCCGCACCATCCAAAGATTTGGAGCAGCAGCGATTGTAATGGCCTTCGACGAACAAGGGCAGGCGGCAACTAAAGATGACAAAGTCAGAATTTGTAAACGTGCTTATGACTTACTAGTTTCGAAATTGGACTTTGAACCAACTGACATTATCTTTGATCCAAACATCCTTACAGTCGCAACGGGAATAGAGGAACACAATAATTATGCTGTCGATTTTATCGAAGCGACTCGTGAGATTAAAAAAGTTTGCCCAGGTGCGAAGGTATCTGGTGGACTTAGTAATATTTCCTTTTCTTTCCGTGGGAATAACCCTGTCAGGGAAGCGATGCATTCCGCCTTTTTGTACCATGCCATCCAAGCAGGAATGGATATGGCAATTGTCAATGCAGGAATGTTAGAAGTTTATGAACAAATCCCGAAAGACTTACTTGAATTAGTTGAAGATGTGTTACTCAATCGAAGACCAGATGCCACAGAACGTTTGATCGATGCTGCTGGTAGTTTCCATGGTGAAGCAAAAGTCCAAAAGAAGGATGATGTTTGGCGCAGTGGAACGGTTGAAGAAAGGCTTACACATGCCCTTGTGAAAGGGATCGATGAATTTGTAACCCAAGATACAGAAGAAGCAAGGAAAAGTTTAGCGAAACCTCTTGATGTCATCGAAGGACCTCTCATGAACGGGATGAAAGTTGTTGGGGAACTCTTTGGTGCCGGTAAAATGTTTTTACCACAAGTGGTAAAAAGTGCACGGGTAATGAAAAAGGCTGTCGCATACCTCATGCCATTTATGGAAGAGGAAAAACGAAACCAAAAAGACGAAAGTAAACAAGCAAAATTCCTCATCGCTACTGTAAAAGGTGATGTTCACGATATAGGTAAAAATATTGTGGGTGTGGTCTTAGCGTGTAACAATTACGAGGTGATAGACCTTGGTGTTATGGTGCCTTGTGAAAAAATTTTGGAAACTGCCAAAAAAGAAAACGTAGCAGCCATTGGGCTTTCTGGTCTTATCACTCCATCTCTCGATGAAATGGTTTACGTGGCAAAAGAGATGGAACGATTAGAATTTAAGGTTCCTCTTCTCATTGGAGGTGCTACTACTTCTCCTGCTCATACTGCTGTAAAAATTGCCGAACAATACTCACAACCTGTTTTACATGTGATGGATGCGTCTCGGGTCGTGAATGTTATGAACAGTGTCTTAAATCCTTTAACTTCAAAAGACTATGCAAAATCCATCTCGGAAGAACAAGCGCGTATCCGAGAAGAGTTTTATTCTCGAGAAAGTGAGCGAAATATCCTTCCGATTGCTGATGCAATCAAAAACAAATTTGCAGCGGATTGGGATTCTTATACTCCACCAAAACCAAGTTTTACGGGCATAAAAGTTTTTAATGATGTCTCTTTGAAAGACTTACTACCGTTCATTGACTGGTCTCCTTTCTTTTTAGCTTGGGAATTAAAAGGGCGTTTCCCACAAATTCTGAAGGATCCAGTGATTGGGAAAGAAGCCACTTCTTTGTACAATGATGCACAAACTATCTTAAAAGAAATGTTGGAAAATCCAGACCTCAAACCAAGAGCTGTTGTTGGTATGTTCCCAGCTGTCTCACACGGTGAGATGGTTGAAATTTTTGAAGACGAAACCAAACAAAAATCATTGGGATTTTACCCAATGTTACGCCAACAAACAACAAAAATGTCAAACCAACCTAATTATAGTTTGGCGGATTTTATCGCTCCAAAAGAAAAGAACAAAAACGATTATATTGGTTATTTTGCAGTCACAGCAGGTCACGGCATTGAAGAATTAGCAAAAACCTATGAAGTCAAACATGATGACTACAATTCTATTTTGGTCAAAGCACTTGCGGATCGTTTTGCAGAAGCTTTTGCTGAATACATGCACCATAAAATGCGGGAAGAATGGGGTTTTGGAAAAGAGGAAAATCTAACCACAGAAGATTTGATCCGTGAAAAGTATCGAGGGATTCGACCTGCACCTGGTTATCCAGCTTGTCCAGACCATACGGAAAAACGCAAAATTTGGGAACTTTTGGATGTCGAAAAAAATGCAGGCATCAAACTCACTGAATCTTGTGCGATGTGGCCTGCCAGCAGTGTGAGTGGGTATTATTTTTCACACCCTGAAGCGCGATATTTTGCCATTGGAAAAATCAACGAAGACCAAGTAGAACCATACGCTAAAATGAAAGAAATGGAAAAATCGGAAGTGGAACGTTGGTTGTCTCCTATCCTAAACTATGACCCATCCAGGAAGTCTAAAGGATAA
- a CDS encoding ferredoxin family protein, producing the protein MAYVVTEICVDCKYTSCAAVCPVEAFHEAPDTLYIDPDTCIDCNACQYECPIDAIFPDYDVPEKHKPSIEVNAKEANKFPVIVTTKPPLKGAKCSDPSK; encoded by the coding sequence ATGGCGTATGTTGTAACTGAAATTTGCGTTGATTGTAAATACACGAGTTGTGCTGCGGTTTGTCCAGTGGAAGCTTTTCACGAAGCTCCGGACACTTTGTACATCGATCCAGATACTTGTATTGATTGTAATGCATGCCAATACGAGTGCCCGATTGATGCGATTTTTCCGGACTATGATGTTCCAGAAAAACACAAACCGTCAATTGAAGTGAACGCAAAAGAAGCAAATAAATTCCCGGTAATCGTAACAACAAAACCACCTCTAAAGGGTGCCAAATGTTCCGACCCGAGTAAATAA